A single Paenibacillus kribbensis DNA region contains:
- a CDS encoding SAM-dependent methyltransferase — MEYIKSQKYDLPKLQAKMMGPNPLKLQEEMLIKHKIPAGSLVCDLGSGQGLTSVMLVKDYGFTVYAADLWSDPEENRKFFDEMGLTHEQIIPVKADATNLPFEKEFFDEVVSTDSYNYWGRDPEYLDAKLLPFVKSGGYIYACVPGMKKDCHNNLPEELLLSWTPEQLIYLRDIHYWTAIVNKCK; from the coding sequence ATGGAATATATTAAAAGCCAAAAATACGACTTACCCAAATTACAAGCAAAAATGATGGGACCTAACCCCTTAAAATTGCAGGAGGAAATGCTTATCAAGCATAAAATTCCCGCCGGAAGCCTCGTTTGCGACTTGGGCAGCGGGCAGGGGCTTACAAGCGTTATGCTTGTCAAAGATTATGGTTTCACTGTTTACGCCGCCGATTTGTGGAGTGACCCGGAGGAAAATCGCAAATTCTTTGACGAGATGGGGCTAACCCACGAACAGATTATACCAGTCAAGGCTGACGCCACCAATTTGCCATTTGAAAAAGAATTCTTCGATGAGGTAGTCAGCACAGATTCTTATAATTATTGGGGACGCGACCCGGAATACTTGGATGCAAAGCTACTGCCTTTCGTCAAAAGCGGCGGTTATATTTATGCCTGTGTCCCCGGCATGAAAAAGGATTGCCATAATAATCTGCCGGAAGAATTGCTTCTCTCGTGGACACCGGAACAGCTTATCTATCTGCGAGATATTCACTATTGGACAGCAATTGTAAATAAATGTAAATAA
- a CDS encoding AraC family transcriptional regulator has product MDLSKFISGKIYLNQYVHRLEQNGSSFHLHYWGVMPKHYDIVPHKHSFFEICFVVDGEGYYIDVDCTYSLQKNMMFLSRPDVLHQIKSKDGLALLYVAFELIESESSEEWIEIIREARKCSKVVVPVSDDTVATLLWKSLLIQTTKSEQVFYEEMLTNLAYSLILSLLQIFVPYSHSDRPKKSVEMISPLLRQAKLYINDNLESPLKLPDVARQFHISGRHLSRIFVAELGVSYSEYVQNERIQRAAALLKTTDLSIRDISIKTGFKTVHYFTRVFHSVMGSPPRVFRLLYIDSKTTSYTEY; this is encoded by the coding sequence TTGGATTTAAGTAAATTTATATCAGGAAAAATTTATTTGAATCAATATGTTCATCGTCTAGAACAAAATGGCTCATCTTTTCATTTACATTATTGGGGAGTCATGCCAAAACATTATGACATTGTACCGCATAAACATTCGTTTTTTGAGATATGTTTTGTAGTTGATGGCGAAGGGTATTATATTGACGTCGATTGTACTTACTCCTTACAAAAAAATATGATGTTCCTTTCAAGACCAGATGTTTTACACCAAATAAAAAGTAAAGATGGATTAGCCCTCCTTTATGTAGCATTTGAACTAATAGAATCAGAATCAAGTGAAGAATGGATAGAAATAATAAGGGAAGCTCGGAAATGTTCCAAAGTAGTTGTGCCCGTAAGCGATGATACAGTTGCTACATTGCTTTGGAAATCTCTTCTTATCCAAACAACAAAGTCCGAACAGGTTTTTTATGAAGAAATGCTAACAAACCTAGCTTACTCCCTTATTCTTTCATTACTGCAAATTTTTGTTCCTTATTCACATAGTGATCGCCCAAAAAAATCGGTTGAAATGATTTCTCCACTTCTTCGTCAAGCAAAGTTATACATTAATGATAATCTGGAAAGTCCTTTAAAACTTCCCGATGTAGCTCGTCAATTCCATATATCGGGTCGGCACTTGTCGAGAATATTTGTAGCAGAATTAGGTGTAAGTTACTCAGAGTACGTTCAAAATGAGAGAATACAGAGAGCTGCCGCATTACTTAAAACAACAGATTTATCCATCAGAGATATTTCAATAAAAACTGGTTTTAAAACGGTTCACTATTTTACTCGTGTTTTTCACTCTGTAATGGGTAGTCCACCAAGAGTCTTTCGCTTGCTTTATATAGACTCAAAAACAACTTCATATACAGAGTATTGA
- a CDS encoding cold-shock protein, with protein sequence MSKFINSKTWTGGIGTGEEIASIGPSLGISRRKSVELARVKRKSGVVSYFSDRGYGFISSGDNRVFFHLSDCESFDTAEVPVGLHVSYVLTEGRGGKPAAKDVQAN encoded by the coding sequence GTGAGTAAATTTATCAATTCAAAAACGTGGACAGGCGGCATCGGTACGGGTGAGGAGATCGCCAGCATCGGCCCGTCACTCGGTATCAGCCGGAGGAAGTCGGTTGAACTGGCGAGAGTAAAGCGTAAATCCGGCGTAGTTTCGTATTTTAGCGATCGGGGTTACGGGTTCATCTCGTCCGGTGATAATCGTGTATTTTTCCATCTATCCGACTGCGAATCATTTGACACGGCAGAAGTGCCGGTCGGATTGCACGTGAGTTACGTATTAACGGAGGGTAGAGGCGGCAAGCCTGCGGCGAAGGACGTACAAGCAAACTAA
- a CDS encoding terminase small subunit: MEYLRDFNATRAAVSAGYSKKTAHTNNN, encoded by the coding sequence ATGGAATATTTGAGAGATTTTAATGCAACCAGAGCGGCAGTGTCCGCAGGGTACAGCAAGAAGACTGCACACACTAATAATAACTAA
- a CDS encoding prenyltransferase/squalene oxidase repeat-containing protein: protein MELLEKVQAEINRYMTRIQSEQQEDGSWRYDFETGPMTDASMMILISSLYPEEQELLSRLAQRLVHKQADGGEWKQYDDDDGHLSSTIEAYTALLLSGYLERDAPPMKRAKDYILRSGGVEKAHVSTKFMLALNDLYPWPAYYPMPLFLIHLPKWIPFSFYRWSSYVRTHFAPILILGHLKFTLPHPSGADISHLYTTPKYNKLHHQSHGRRRSAKGKRSNRSIQKAESFILEHIEEDGTLHSYASATFFMIYALLAIGYQPDSPVISRAMKGLLSFVTKTDDGGMHIQNSPSTVWDTALASYTLQEAGLSAEDDTVQRAAAFLLSLQHTEKKAQAEGSLLHMTGGWGFSESNKANPDVDDTQAVLRALTRYTSYHADSLESWRKGVQYLFRRQNDDGGWAAFERNSTSFMTRLFAVENFEDTAFDPSAADVTGRTLEFLGSHVKLTTNHPRVQAGVRWLLKRQQRDGSWYGRWGVSYLYGTWAAVTGLRAVGLSAEHPAIQQAADWLLRMRQPDGGWGESCKSDVAKTYIAAPYSTVVHTAWALDLLIAVHDTPVKEIKEATSLLIDWNREEGSKRVTYPTGAGLPGHFYIQYHSYPRIWPLLTLSHYEQKYKDC, encoded by the coding sequence ATGGAATTGCTGGAGAAAGTACAAGCCGAGATCAACCGTTATATGACCCGGATTCAGTCGGAACAGCAGGAAGATGGGTCATGGAGATATGATTTTGAAACAGGACCGATGACGGATGCCAGTATGATGATTCTCATCAGCTCCCTGTATCCTGAAGAACAAGAACTCCTTTCGCGGTTGGCCCAGCGCTTGGTGCATAAACAGGCGGATGGAGGCGAATGGAAACAGTACGACGACGATGATGGCCACCTATCCTCCACAATAGAGGCGTATACCGCGCTGTTGTTATCTGGTTATCTGGAGCGGGATGCACCGCCGATGAAACGGGCCAAGGATTATATTCTCCGCAGCGGCGGAGTCGAGAAGGCACATGTCTCTACTAAGTTTATGCTGGCCTTGAACGACCTGTATCCGTGGCCTGCGTATTATCCGATGCCTCTATTTTTGATCCATCTCCCGAAATGGATTCCATTTAGCTTTTACCGCTGGAGCTCGTACGTCAGGACTCATTTCGCCCCAATTCTCATTCTGGGGCACCTCAAATTCACTCTACCGCATCCTTCTGGTGCAGACATCTCCCATCTCTACACGACGCCGAAGTACAATAAGCTCCATCATCAGAGCCACGGCCGCAGACGGTCCGCGAAAGGAAAAAGGTCAAACCGTTCCATCCAAAAGGCCGAGAGTTTTATACTCGAGCATATTGAAGAGGACGGGACGCTACACAGCTATGCAAGTGCCACTTTTTTTATGATCTATGCGCTGCTGGCGATCGGCTATCAGCCGGACTCGCCTGTAATCTCCCGTGCGATGAAGGGGCTGCTCTCTTTTGTAACGAAGACGGATGACGGGGGGATGCATATTCAGAACTCTCCTTCCACCGTATGGGATACGGCGCTTGCTTCCTACACGCTGCAGGAGGCCGGGCTTTCAGCAGAGGATGATACCGTGCAGCGGGCAGCAGCGTTTTTGCTGTCGCTTCAGCATACAGAGAAGAAGGCGCAGGCAGAAGGCTCTCTGCTGCACATGACAGGCGGCTGGGGATTCTCCGAAAGCAACAAGGCGAACCCCGATGTGGATGATACGCAGGCGGTGCTGCGGGCGCTGACGCGGTACACGTCTTATCACGCAGACAGTCTTGAGTCATGGAGAAAAGGAGTACAGTACTTATTCCGCAGGCAAAATGATGACGGTGGCTGGGCCGCTTTTGAGCGGAACAGCACTTCCTTCATGACTCGTCTGTTTGCAGTAGAGAACTTCGAAGATACGGCGTTTGATCCTTCAGCAGCGGATGTGACGGGGAGGACTTTGGAGTTTCTGGGGAGTCATGTGAAGCTGACAACGAATCATCCGCGGGTACAGGCGGGAGTGCGTTGGCTGCTGAAGCGGCAGCAGCGGGATGGATCCTGGTATGGCCGCTGGGGAGTATCGTATCTATATGGGACATGGGCTGCCGTAACAGGACTAAGAGCGGTAGGTTTATCAGCAGAGCATCCCGCGATTCAACAAGCAGCAGACTGGCTGCTCCGCATGAGACAGCCGGATGGTGGCTGGGGGGAGTCCTGCAAGAGTGATGTAGCGAAAACTTACATTGCAGCTCCTTACTCCACGGTCGTTCACACCGCATGGGCGCTGGATCTGCTGATTGCGGTTCATGATACACCTGTGAAGGAAATCAAAGAAGCCACCTCCCTGCTGATCGACTGGAATCGAGAGGAAGGTAGCAAGCGAGTAACATATCCGACCGGAGCGGGTCTTCCGGGGCATTTCTATATCCAGTATCACAGTTATCCGCGGATCTGGCCGCTACTCACGCTTAGTCACTATGAACAGAAATATAAAGACTGCTAA
- a CDS encoding Gfo/Idh/MocA family protein, whose translation MVLKIGVIGTGAIGQDHIHRISNTLSGAKIVAVTDVNAEQAKAVVNNENMDAKVYENGHDVINSEDVDAVIVTSWGPTHEEFVLASIAAGKPVFCEKPLATTAEGCKRIVDAEIAHGKQLVQVGFMRRYDKGYRALKHVIEHGRIGEPLMVHCAHRAPSAPGCTGDMALTDSFPHEIDVLRWLLNDDYVSAQVILPRNTRFAAEGLQDPHIVLLETKQGIRVDTEIFVNCQYGYDIQCQVVGETGIASLPEPSSVLMRSEAKLSTEILVDWKDRFIDSYDVELQEWINCTVKGEVNGPSAWDGYVVAVTADACVKAKHTGQIVPISIQERPSFYIKQLVL comes from the coding sequence ATGGTTCTAAAAATAGGTGTTATTGGTACAGGTGCTATTGGTCAAGATCATATTCATAGGATCTCCAACACTTTATCGGGAGCTAAAATTGTTGCAGTGACAGACGTGAATGCAGAACAAGCCAAGGCTGTTGTTAATAACGAAAATATGGATGCAAAGGTTTATGAAAATGGACATGACGTTATTAACTCCGAAGATGTTGATGCAGTTATCGTAACCTCTTGGGGTCCTACCCATGAAGAATTTGTTTTGGCTTCCATTGCTGCGGGTAAACCGGTTTTCTGCGAAAAACCACTTGCTACAACTGCTGAGGGGTGTAAGAGAATCGTTGATGCAGAGATTGCACACGGTAAACAGTTGGTTCAAGTAGGATTCATGCGACGTTACGATAAGGGGTATCGCGCATTAAAACATGTTATTGAACATGGAAGGATCGGTGAACCGTTAATGGTGCATTGTGCACACCGAGCTCCTTCAGCCCCAGGCTGTACCGGTGATATGGCGCTTACTGATTCTTTTCCTCATGAAATAGATGTTTTACGGTGGTTACTTAATGACGATTATGTTTCCGCCCAGGTAATTCTGCCAAGAAACACACGTTTTGCAGCTGAAGGGCTACAGGACCCGCATATCGTCTTACTGGAAACCAAACAAGGAATCCGAGTTGACACTGAAATATTTGTAAATTGTCAATATGGATATGACATTCAATGCCAGGTTGTTGGAGAAACAGGTATAGCCAGCTTACCTGAGCCATCCAGTGTACTTATGCGTAGCGAAGCGAAGCTTTCAACCGAAATTCTAGTAGATTGGAAGGATCGTTTCATTGATTCCTATGATGTTGAACTGCAAGAATGGATTAATTGTACTGTAAAAGGTGAAGTGAATGGGCCATCGGCTTGGGATGGTTATGTTGTAGCAGTGACGGCGGATGCCTGTGTGAAAGCTAAGCATACAGGTCAGATTGTTCCAATTTCTATACAAGAACGCCCATCATTTTATATCAAACAACTTGTTTTATAA
- a CDS encoding sugar phosphate isomerase/epimerase family protein → MKAGLVTDILGFMPLEEMLDTCVDLRFEALELGCGNWSKAPHIDLDGLLESAVKREKFVEAIKSRGLEIAALNCSGNQLDPTEEGKAHKAVIEKTFQLAGLLGVETVVMMSGCPSGGPNDVTPNWLTHPILPSHFKILEWQWNEVALPYWEKAVKVAEERGVKKIAIENLGCNLVHNPETLFKLRNEVGDMVGMNFDPSHLFWMGGDPIAAARALGSAIYHVHAKDVRIERGVNDIHGLIDVKPMESFATRSWNYVALGYGHDVGYWKEFFTVVKMAGYEGPVVLEMEDLTMEPLTGVKKSMDVLKEALPRDFKNTRLSLSISK, encoded by the coding sequence ATGAAAGCTGGCTTAGTTACTGATATCTTAGGATTCATGCCGTTGGAAGAAATGCTTGATACATGTGTAGATCTGAGATTTGAAGCTCTAGAATTAGGGTGTGGTAATTGGTCTAAAGCACCACATATTGATTTGGATGGTTTGCTGGAGAGTGCTGTTAAACGTGAGAAATTTGTAGAGGCTATTAAAAGTAGAGGGCTTGAAATTGCAGCTTTAAATTGTTCAGGAAATCAACTCGACCCAACGGAAGAGGGAAAAGCTCATAAAGCAGTTATTGAAAAAACATTTCAGCTTGCAGGGCTTTTAGGGGTAGAGACAGTTGTTATGATGTCGGGTTGTCCTAGCGGAGGTCCAAATGATGTGACACCGAATTGGCTAACACACCCTATTTTACCTTCCCATTTTAAAATACTAGAATGGCAATGGAATGAAGTAGCCTTGCCATACTGGGAAAAAGCCGTGAAAGTCGCGGAAGAACGCGGCGTCAAAAAAATTGCAATTGAGAATCTTGGCTGTAATTTAGTGCATAATCCAGAAACACTTTTCAAATTAAGAAATGAAGTTGGGGACATGGTTGGCATGAATTTTGACCCAAGTCATTTATTTTGGATGGGTGGAGATCCAATTGCAGCAGCAAGGGCATTAGGAAGTGCAATATATCATGTCCATGCCAAAGATGTACGGATAGAAAGAGGAGTAAATGATATACATGGGCTTATCGACGTGAAACCGATGGAAAGTTTTGCTACCCGTTCATGGAATTATGTTGCACTTGGATACGGACACGATGTTGGTTATTGGAAGGAGTTCTTTACTGTCGTGAAAATGGCAGGATATGAGGGACCAGTAGTTCTTGAAATGGAAGATTTAACAATGGAACCGCTTACTGGTGTTAAAAAATCCATGGATGTTCTCAAAGAAGCGTTACCTAGAGATTTTAAGAATACAAGGTTAAGCTTGTCAATCAGTAAATAA
- the abc-f gene encoding ribosomal protection-like ABC-F family protein, producing the protein MPAIQVTNLTFAYPGSYDPIFENVHFQIDTDWKLGFTGRNGRGKTTFLNLLQGKYEYSGTISTSVAFDYFPFPVEHPEYLTLDVVEEIVPSYESWKLMRELNLLKVSEDVLYRPFESLSQGEQTKVLLAVLFIQDNRFLLIDEPTNHLDLHARKLVADYLNTKRGFILVSHDRAFLDRCVDHILSINKTNIVIQKGNFSSWWTNKTRQDTFEMAQNEKLYKDIQRLSASAKRTSSWSFETEKSKNGTRNSGSKLDKGYVGHKAAKMMKRSKSIEQRQHAALEEKSKLLRNIEQSESLAISQLVYSKSELAMLDHVTVYYGERAVCKNVCLTIEAGDRIAISGPNGSGKSSLLRLLNAEALQYTGTFQREPQLRVSYVSQNTSHLRGTLSDYAAEHRIDESLFKAVLRKLDFARIQFEKDISAFSGGQKKKVLIARSLCEEAHLHIWDEPLNFVDVISRMQIEELLLEYTPTIVFVEHDREFHDRVATKTIELGGD; encoded by the coding sequence ATGCCCGCCATTCAGGTAACCAATCTTACTTTTGCCTATCCAGGCAGCTATGACCCTATATTCGAAAATGTTCATTTTCAAATTGATACAGACTGGAAGTTGGGCTTTACGGGGCGAAACGGTCGGGGGAAAACGACGTTCTTAAACCTGCTGCAGGGGAAGTACGAATACAGCGGTACGATCTCCACATCAGTCGCCTTTGATTATTTTCCGTTTCCCGTTGAACACCCGGAGTATTTGACCTTAGACGTCGTCGAAGAGATCGTGCCAAGCTATGAGAGCTGGAAGTTGATGCGCGAACTGAACCTGCTTAAGGTTTCAGAAGACGTGTTGTACAGGCCATTCGAATCGCTGTCCCAAGGAGAACAGACGAAGGTATTGCTGGCCGTGCTATTCATCCAAGACAATCGATTTCTGCTCATCGACGAGCCGACCAATCATCTCGACTTGCACGCACGCAAGCTTGTCGCCGATTATTTGAATACGAAGCGCGGTTTTATTCTTGTTTCACACGACCGGGCTTTTCTCGACCGCTGCGTGGATCATATTCTATCGATCAACAAAACGAATATCGTAATCCAAAAAGGCAACTTCTCCAGCTGGTGGACGAACAAAACTCGCCAGGATACGTTCGAAATGGCACAAAACGAAAAGCTGTACAAAGACATACAGCGTTTATCAGCTTCTGCTAAACGTACTAGCAGCTGGTCTTTCGAGACCGAAAAATCGAAAAACGGCACACGAAATTCCGGCTCCAAGCTTGACAAGGGTTACGTCGGGCATAAGGCAGCAAAAATGATGAAACGCTCGAAATCCATCGAACAGCGGCAACACGCCGCTTTAGAGGAAAAATCGAAACTGCTCCGAAATATCGAACAGTCAGAAAGCCTTGCGATCTCTCAGCTCGTGTATTCCAAATCGGAACTGGCGATGCTGGATCACGTCACGGTTTACTACGGGGAAAGAGCGGTTTGCAAGAACGTTTGTCTGACGATCGAAGCAGGAGATCGGATTGCAATTTCAGGTCCAAATGGTTCAGGTAAGTCTAGCTTGCTCCGCCTCCTCAACGCTGAGGCGCTACAGTATACAGGTACGTTTCAGCGGGAGCCGCAGCTTCGCGTTTCCTATGTATCCCAGAATACTTCTCATCTGCGAGGAACGCTTTCCGATTATGCAGCAGAGCACAGAATTGACGAAAGCTTATTTAAGGCTGTATTGCGTAAGCTAGATTTCGCCCGCATCCAGTTTGAGAAGGATATATCGGCGTTTAGCGGCGGGCAGAAGAAGAAGGTTCTGATCGCGAGAAGTCTATGTGAGGAGGCTCATCTGCATATTTGGGACGAACCGCTCAACTTTGTCGACGTGATTTCCCGGATGCAAATTGAGGAGCTGCTGCTTGAGTACACGCCGACCATTGTATTCGTGGAGCATGATCGGGAATTTCATGACCGTGTCGCCACGAAAACGATTGAACTCGGTGGGGATTAG
- a CDS encoding phBC6A51 family helix-turn-helix protein, whose product MTNKKRKRRARPPLDERHRLAIEMLARKGVHYTMDEIAALCGVDRRTLYRWRQREDFNKEYERVHRGFISAIRRRHRSAVDWLALSADEITERCRMFGLI is encoded by the coding sequence ATGACGAATAAGAAACGCAAAAGACGCGCACGGCCACCGCTTGACGAGCGTCATAGGCTTGCAATCGAAATGCTAGCGCGCAAGGGCGTACATTACACGATGGATGAAATTGCGGCTCTATGCGGAGTTGATAGGCGGACATTGTACCGCTGGAGGCAGCGTGAGGATTTTAATAAAGAATACGAGAGGGTACACCGAGGGTTCATATCCGCAATACGCCGACGACATAGGAGTGCGGTAGATTGGCTTGCGCTTTCAGCGGATGAAATCACGGAGAGATGCCGAATGTTCGGCCTTATTTAA
- a CDS encoding phage tail tape measure protein translates to MSGKLSKAMGGMVKFGAAAGLLGSAVSAVAVAGNSVKKAMDFESQMSTIKALTGSTDEQMKQMQKLALEQGMATKYSAMEAAQGIEELLKSGMSTAQVMNGGLNSALNLATAGGLELAESAEIMSTSLNSFKKEGLTAAQAADILAGTANASATDVHDLRYSLAQVGSVADQVGMSFRDTNTALGLFANNGVKGEQAGTSLKTMLSNLAPMTDKAYALFEDFNLLTVNTTDALAFMAKKGIKSTGTSVQAVTKDIEKYVAAQTGLKVGTSKAAKETKKFLTASNLIHSAFYDNKGEIKDLAQVADLLRDRFGKLTAEQRQTYMYSMFGSDAIRAGNILFKEGAAGVKKFQKEMANVSALSVAKEKMNNAAGAVEQFSGALETLQISALMPTMPLITALANKGSELAIQLNNWLDSDQAKAWGNAIKSTFTGVMAALAPVGQAVMNGVKSWLPNAQAIWTALVNGVTNVVGIFKSYFPQISSALQSAWTFMQPVFTLVQSAIKAIGEVVVAVLPTVLDIFNTVFPIAAKLVGYLAQGIKFLIDNVVRPMLPTLGEAFSSAWVTVKPILKFMEAAIDAVASAIEYAYKKWQEFKNSDAAQVLSGNFSLGMPEAFGGDGVIQVERPDANGHAGGLDRVPYNDYPARLHKDETVLTKHEASEWRDQQRGKGSSGGVNIYLGGVTINNDSDIEVLCGRLVKALSRA, encoded by the coding sequence ATGTCCGGAAAGCTTAGTAAAGCGATGGGCGGAATGGTTAAGTTCGGAGCAGCGGCGGGCCTTCTCGGGTCTGCCGTTTCTGCTGTTGCGGTGGCAGGGAATAGTGTTAAGAAAGCGATGGACTTCGAAAGCCAAATGTCCACGATCAAGGCGCTGACGGGGTCTACAGACGAACAAATGAAGCAGATGCAGAAACTCGCGCTAGAGCAGGGAATGGCTACTAAATATAGCGCTATGGAAGCGGCACAAGGGATCGAGGAACTTCTCAAGTCGGGCATGTCCACCGCGCAAGTAATGAATGGTGGGCTTAACTCCGCATTGAACCTAGCCACAGCCGGGGGACTTGAACTGGCGGAATCTGCGGAAATTATGTCGACCTCGCTCAACTCGTTTAAGAAAGAAGGCTTAACCGCAGCTCAAGCGGCTGATATTCTCGCCGGTACTGCGAACGCATCTGCTACGGACGTTCACGATTTGCGTTATTCATTGGCGCAAGTTGGTTCCGTGGCTGACCAGGTCGGTATGTCGTTCCGTGATACGAATACCGCGCTTGGACTTTTCGCAAACAACGGCGTTAAAGGTGAGCAAGCAGGTACTTCTTTGAAGACTATGTTGTCTAATCTCGCGCCAATGACGGATAAAGCATACGCCTTGTTCGAGGACTTCAATTTGCTGACCGTAAATACTACGGATGCTCTCGCTTTTATGGCGAAGAAAGGCATTAAGTCTACGGGGACCTCCGTCCAGGCAGTCACGAAGGACATCGAGAAGTACGTTGCAGCTCAGACGGGACTCAAGGTCGGAACGTCTAAGGCCGCGAAGGAAACGAAGAAATTCCTGACAGCGAGCAACCTCATTCACTCGGCGTTTTACGATAACAAGGGCGAGATTAAAGACTTGGCACAAGTAGCGGATTTGCTGAGGGATCGCTTCGGGAAATTAACCGCCGAACAGCGTCAAACCTATATGTACTCGATGTTCGGGTCCGATGCGATTCGCGCGGGAAATATTCTCTTCAAAGAGGGCGCAGCAGGAGTTAAGAAGTTTCAAAAGGAAATGGCGAATGTAAGTGCGCTTAGTGTTGCGAAAGAAAAAATGAATAATGCAGCAGGTGCAGTGGAGCAATTTTCCGGAGCCCTAGAGACATTGCAAATTTCCGCCCTAATGCCGACCATGCCACTAATAACGGCGCTGGCGAATAAAGGGTCCGAGCTCGCTATTCAATTAAATAACTGGCTAGACTCCGATCAAGCAAAAGCGTGGGGCAATGCGATTAAGTCCACGTTTACCGGCGTCATGGCTGCGTTGGCTCCTGTTGGTCAGGCTGTAATGAACGGTGTTAAATCGTGGCTTCCGAATGCGCAAGCGATATGGACCGCACTCGTAAACGGGGTCACGAACGTAGTTGGCATATTTAAAAGCTACTTTCCGCAGATATCGAGCGCTCTCCAATCGGCTTGGACGTTTATGCAGCCGGTATTTACGTTGGTCCAATCGGCCATCAAGGCGATCGGTGAGGTTGTGGTCGCGGTATTGCCTACTGTTCTGGACATCTTTAACACGGTGTTCCCGATTGCGGCCAAGCTCGTCGGATACCTCGCACAAGGGATTAAGTTCCTCATAGACAATGTTGTGAGGCCAATGCTTCCAACGTTGGGCGAGGCATTTTCGTCTGCGTGGGTTACCGTTAAGCCTATCCTGAAGTTCATGGAGGCGGCGATTGATGCGGTGGCCTCTGCAATCGAGTACGCGTATAAGAAATGGCAAGAGTTCAAAAACTCAGACGCGGCTCAGGTATTATCTGGTAATTTCTCGTTAGGTATGCCGGAGGCTTTTGGTGGAGACGGCGTTATTCAAGTCGAACGTCCAGATGCGAATGGTCATGCAGGCGGACTCGACCGAGTTCCGTATAATGACTATCCTGCGCGCCTCCATAAGGACGAAACAGTCCTCACTAAGCATGAAGCGTCCGAGTGGCGCGATCAACAGCGTGGTAAGGGTAGTTCAGGAGGCGTGAACATATATCTCGGCGGGGTCACGATTAACAACGATTCTGACATCGAGGTACTGTGTGGGCGTCTTGTAAAAGCGTTGTCACGTGCTTAA
- a CDS encoding phage tail assembly chaperone, protein MTTSRLEALLGATTDLQEGVYIPRLGTDFIVKALDEDTLEKARAQATTGKDGTVDESLFNRLLIVKAVADPDLNDKALKDHYEASDAADVVKKALLPGEQSRIVQALLRLSGFVDDAKLIDEAKN, encoded by the coding sequence ATGACAACAAGCAGACTTGAAGCATTACTCGGAGCCACTACGGATTTACAGGAAGGCGTGTATATTCCGCGCTTGGGTACGGACTTCATCGTCAAAGCGCTGGATGAAGACACGCTCGAAAAGGCTCGCGCACAGGCAACAACCGGTAAGGACGGCACGGTCGACGAGTCGCTATTTAACCGGCTGCTTATTGTAAAAGCCGTTGCTGACCCGGACCTTAACGATAAGGCGCTTAAAGATCACTACGAAGCGTCCGACGCAGCCGATGTCGTCAAAAAAGCGCTGCTACCCGGCGAACAATCCCGCATCGTACAAGCGTTGCTGAGACTGTCCGGATTCGTGGACGATGCGAAGTTGATTGACGAAGCAAAAAACTGA
- a CDS encoding phage scaffolding protein has product MSRNAGVLPDALDAAYTLADLSGVSIDDNGKVWGVEDAIETLRTRSGYLFAPVKPAKPKAIGSWYL; this is encoded by the coding sequence GTGTCAAGAAATGCTGGCGTGCTTCCAGATGCACTCGACGCCGCGTACACACTGGCGGACTTGTCCGGCGTATCCATTGACGATAACGGCAAGGTGTGGGGAGTTGAGGACGCGATTGAAACACTTAGGACTAGGAGTGGTTATTTATTTGCACCAGTAAAGCCAGCGAAGCCGAAAGCTATTGGCAGTTGGTACTTATAA